The DNA region CATCAATAGATATCGAAACTGATACCAAAGACCAGTCTATCCGCGCGGTGGCCATTGCCCAAACTGATTCTGATTTTCAAAATACCGCCGGCCTGGTACGGGTGCTCTTTCCCCCGGGCGGAGAAAAAGGGGCTGTCACACAAAACGGTACACATTATGGTACACATAGTGATACACTCGCGGAGCCTACAGCCGGTCAACCGGGCAGGCTTATTTTTCACCACGATGAAGCGACCCTGCTCAGGGCCTTTGTGGCGGATATACAGGGCATGGACCCGGATGTGCTCACGGGGTGGAACTTTTTGGACTTCGATTTTCCCCGGCTGGCGGAACGCTGCGAGCATCATGGGATACCCTTTGCCATAGGGCGTTCTGCGCGGGGAACTTCGTTGCAAGTGGCGGGAACTTCAAACCAGGAGGGGGCAAAGTTTTTCTCCGGGGAAGGGAGGCGATCCGCCGCAGCGTTAGTGCCGGGCCGGCAGGTGATAGACGCGCTCAGAATAGTCCGCTCCGGCCCCCGGCGTTTTCCCGACTATACCCTGGAAACAGTTTCCCAGGCCGTGCTGGGGGAGGGCAAAATCGTGACCGCTTCGGGGAAGGACAAGATCGCCGAGCTGGACCGGCTCTACGCGGATGATCCTGAAACCTTCGGAAAATATTGTTTCAAGGACGCCGCCCTAGTCCCGGGCATACTCGCTAAAACCGGGCTTTTCCGGCTGACCCGGGAGCGGGCCGCCCTGACCGGGGTCTCCTTGGACAAGGCCTGGACCAGCGTGGTGAGTTTTGAGCGTATCTACGGCATGGAACTCCGCCGCCGCTTCATCGCCCCGCCGCCCCCACCCCCGCCGGAACACCAGGTGTCAGGCGCTGTTGGCGGCACGGTGTTGGAACCCATGCCGGGACTCTTCAACAATGTTGCGGTCTTTGATTTCAGAAGCCTTTACCCCACCATCATGCGCACCTTTAATGTGGACCCCCTGGCCCATGAGCGATCCGCCCTGAAAGAGAGCCCGGCGGATTCCGCGCCATCATCGCCGCCCATACGGGCCCCCAACGGGGCGGAGTTTTCCCGGCAGCCGGGAATATTGCCGGAACTTATCGCAGAATATTTCGCTGCCCGCCGTAAGGCCCTGGATGCGGGAGATGAGAACGCAGCTTTTGTGTATAAGATACTGATGAACAGTTTTTACGGCGTCTTGGGAACTTCAGCCTGCCGCTACGGGCGCACCGAGCTTGCGGGGTCCATCACCACCTTTGCCCGGAAATGGCTGCTCCTGTCCCAGGACTGGTTTACCGAAAAGGGCTACCAGGTCCTCTATGGGGATACGGATTCGCTTTTTGTGGAAACCGGCCTGGGGGATGGGGCTTCGTATACGAACTTTGCGGAAACCTGCGGCGCCCTGGCAACGGAATTGAACAGTTTTCTTACTGAGCAGATAGAATCTGAATACCAGGTAGAATCATTTTTGGAACTGCGTTTTGAAAAAGCCTACCGCCGTTTCCTGATACCGCCTCTGCGGGGGTTTCATGACGAGGGCGCCGCCCGGGGCCGGGCCAAGGGTTACGCCGGCTATCTCCTGGACAGCGGCGGCGGGGTGTCGGTGGAAGTGAAGGGCATGGAGGCTGTGCGCAGCGATGCTACTCCCCTGGCCCGGCGGGTGCAGATGGAGCTCCTGGAACTGGTGTTTTCCGGGAAAGATGAAACTGCCTTCCGGGAACGGGTCTTTGGAATACTGCGGGAGCTTGGGTCTGGAAATTTGGACGGAGAACTGGTGTACCGGAAGCGGCTTTCCCGGCCCCCGGAAACCTATACATCCTCTACGCCCCCCCAGGTTAAAGCCGCCCGGGCCCTGGGATGGAAGGGCCGCCGGGGCACGGTAGAATTTGTCTGGACCACAGATGGCCCGGAACCGGCGTCCATGCCCCACGCCCCCTACGATTACGACCACTACACTGATTCCCAGGTGCTGCCGGTGGTTCTCTCTATTGCCGCCGCCGCAGGGTGGGATACGGAACAGTTTCCCCGGAAGGGCAGGGGCCGCCAAGCCTGGGTTGACCTGGCTGGAGGACAGCTGGAGTTTGAATTTTAATCAACAACCTCGCCCTAAAGGGCGAGGTATGTTGTTCTCATAAGGTATTTGTATTCGGGGTTTAATACCCCTTTAAACGCCCTAAAGGGCGGGGTATTAAACCCCTCAACACGAATAAAACTGTTTACATGAGGGGTGCGAAGATACGGAGCACGTCCCGGATAAAGGTACTGACCGGACCCCGGACGCAGTCTTGCAGGCTGATCAGTTTTGAAATAGGAACTGTGTTGAGGAAATCTTCTTTTACCTTTGCTACAGCGCTGCTTTTGTAGATCCAGACACCGCACTCAAAGTGCAGGTAGAGGCTGCGAAAATCCAGGTTAGTGGTGCCCACGGTTGCTA from Treponema primitia ZAS-2 includes:
- a CDS encoding DNA polymerase domain-containing protein → MTSLDEFRGFLVHTWADLRRDRLFLTGRLEDGRSFAAAQNWRPGFHIYEHDCARCAVLLSSIKHEVQPSPLESFSGREKLCHLCFFRYGDRIAAARILEQAGIPSPDMDARPPDLFLAEKYIRGFLRIRGAFRPGRLVDMVFPDAELLPPDERPIRVVLQIASIDIETDTKDQSIRAVAIAQTDSDFQNTAGLVRVLFPPGGEKGAVTQNGTHYGTHSDTLAEPTAGQPGRLIFHHDEATLLRAFVADIQGMDPDVLTGWNFLDFDFPRLAERCEHHGIPFAIGRSARGTSLQVAGTSNQEGAKFFSGEGRRSAAALVPGRQVIDALRIVRSGPRRFPDYTLETVSQAVLGEGKIVTASGKDKIAELDRLYADDPETFGKYCFKDAALVPGILAKTGLFRLTRERAALTGVSLDKAWTSVVSFERIYGMELRRRFIAPPPPPPPEHQVSGAVGGTVLEPMPGLFNNVAVFDFRSLYPTIMRTFNVDPLAHERSALKESPADSAPSSPPIRAPNGAEFSRQPGILPELIAEYFAARRKALDAGDENAAFVYKILMNSFYGVLGTSACRYGRTELAGSITTFARKWLLLSQDWFTEKGYQVLYGDTDSLFVETGLGDGASYTNFAETCGALATELNSFLTEQIESEYQVESFLELRFEKAYRRFLIPPLRGFHDEGAARGRAKGYAGYLLDSGGGVSVEVKGMEAVRSDATPLARRVQMELLELVFSGKDETAFRERVFGILRELGSGNLDGELVYRKRLSRPPETYTSSTPPQVKAARALGWKGRRGTVEFVWTTDGPEPASMPHAPYDYDHYTDSQVLPVVLSIAAAAGWDTEQFPRKGRGRQAWVDLAGGQLEFEF